One genomic segment of Chloroflexi bacterium ADurb.Bin180 includes these proteins:
- the liaR_1 gene encoding Transcriptional regulatory protein LiaR has product MVELTRLLVAEDNARLRPALCEGLEATGAVQVVFSCASGEEALEYSLAQPVQALLLDVQLAGKLNGIETATAIRRELPRLPVVFYSIQDDDNYYRDFQRSGILTHFAYVRKSNFLLPTMLVPLIRDAVAGRSYIDPDIASRVSEVRRKDAQDPMALLEPVEQAVARMLAQGKTNEQIAAVLGFRDKRTISRVNGQIYAAWGLSESTTDEKVARTRASIIAQRGRMLRWDEDGTPRVLNEREEWVPWME; this is encoded by the coding sequence ATGGTCGAGCTCACACGCTTGTTGGTAGCCGAAGACAACGCCCGATTGCGTCCTGCTCTGTGCGAGGGGCTGGAAGCTACTGGCGCGGTACAGGTGGTCTTTTCCTGTGCCAGCGGCGAAGAGGCCCTCGAATACTCGCTGGCTCAGCCGGTTCAGGCGTTGCTGCTGGATGTGCAGTTGGCCGGCAAGCTCAATGGCATCGAGACGGCCACGGCGATCCGGCGTGAACTCCCCCGTCTGCCAGTGGTCTTCTACTCCATTCAGGACGACGACAACTACTACCGCGACTTTCAGCGCTCGGGAATCCTGACCCATTTTGCCTACGTGCGCAAGTCCAACTTTCTTCTGCCGACCATGCTGGTGCCGCTGATTCGCGACGCAGTGGCGGGTCGCAGCTACATCGACCCGGACATCGCCTCGCGTGTCTCGGAGGTGCGCCGCAAGGACGCGCAGGACCCAATGGCTCTGTTGGAGCCGGTGGAGCAGGCGGTCGCGCGTATGCTGGCGCAGGGCAAGACCAACGAGCAGATCGCAGCCGTGCTCGGATTTCGTGACAAACGTACTATCAGCAGGGTGAACGGCCAGATCTATGCCGCATGGGGCTTGAGCGAGAGCACCACCGACGAAAAGGTGGCGCGCACCAGAGCGTCGATCATTGCTCAGCGTGGCCGTATGCTGCGCTGGGACGAGGATGGCACACCCCGCGTGCTGAACGAGCGCGAGGAGTGGGTGCCCTGGATGGAATAG